The following proteins come from a genomic window of Platichthys flesus chromosome 1, fPlaFle2.1, whole genome shotgun sequence:
- the got2b gene encoding glutamic-oxaloacetic transaminase 2b, mitochondrial has protein sequence MALLKSHKVIYCLGNISPSLGTLSTRHSSWWAGVQMGPPDPILGVSEAFKKDTNPKKMNLGVGAYRDDQGKPFVLSCVRKAESIIAAKQMDKEYLPITGLGDFTKACAKLAFGADNEVMKSGRNVTVQTISGTGSLRIGANFLSRFHGGPRDVYLPKPSWGNHTPIFRDAGMQLKGYRYYDPATCGFDFNGALEDISNMPDKSVIMLHACAHNPTGVDPKVEQWKEIASVVKQKNLLVFFDMAYQGFASGDIDRDAWAVRHFIEEGHNIVLSQSFAKNMGLYGERVGGFTVVCNDAEEAKRVESQLKILIRPIYSNPPMNGARIASTILNTPELNSQWLEEVHGMANRIIMMREKLAAGLKKEGSSHNWQHVIDQIGMFCFTGLKPEQVARLTKEFSVYMTKDGRISMAGVTSGNVGYLAEAIHAVTK, from the exons ATGGCCCTGCTCAAGTCCCACAAGGTGATCTACTGTCTGGGGaacatctctccatccctgGGTACCCTGTCCACCCGCCACAG CTCATGGTGGGCCGGAGTGCAGATGGGCCCCCCCGATCCCATCCTGGGGGTGTCCGAGGCCTTCAAGAAAGACACCAACCCCAAGAAAATGAACCTGGGAGTGGGAGCATACAGGGACGACCAGGGCAAGCCCTTCGTGCTCAGCTGTGTGCGCAAG GCAGAAAGCATTATTGCAGCTAAACAGATGGACAAGGAGTACCTTCCCATCACTGGTCTGGGGGATTTCACCAAGGCCTGTGCCAAACTGGCTTTTGGTGCTGATAATGAGGTCATGAAGAGCGGCAGG AACGTCACCGTTCAAACCATCTCAGGAACTGGATCTCTGCGCATTGGAGCCAACTTTTTG TCTCGATTCCACGGAGGCCCACGTGACGTGTACCTGCCCAAGCCCTCCTGGGGAAACCACACGCCCATTTTCAGAGACGCTGGCATGCAGCTCAAAGGCTACCGATACTACGACCCCGCCACATGTGGCTTCGACTTCAACGGAGCTCTGGAGGACATTTCT AATATGCCAGACAAGAGTGTGATCATGTTGCACGCTTGTGCCCACAACCCAACCGGTGTGGACCCCAAGGTGGAGCAGTGGAAGGAGATCGCCAGCGTTGTGAAG CAAAAGAATCTGCTCGTGTTCTTTGACATGGCCTATCAGGGCTTCGCCAGTGGAGACATCGATCGTGATGCCTGGGCTGTGCGCCACTTCATTGAGGAGGGCCACAACATCGTGCTCTCCCAGTCCTTCGCCAAGAACATGGGACTTTACG GTGAGCGTGTGGGAGGCTTCACTGTCGTGTGTAACGATGCTGAGGAGGCGAAGAGAGTCGAGTCTCAGCTTAAAATCCTCATCAGGCCCATTTACTCCAACCCACCAATGAACGGTGCCAGAATTGCTTCAACCATTCTCAACACACCAGAACTGAACTCACAGTG GCTGGAGGAGGTCCACGGTATGGCAAACCGCATCATTATGATGAGAGAAAAGCTGGCAGCCGGACTGAAGAAAGAGGGCTCCTCTCACAACTGGCAGCACGTTATCGACCAAATCGGGATGTTCTGCTTCACAGGCCTCAAACCtgaacag GTTGCGCGCTTGACAAAGGAGTTTTCCGTGTACATGACTAAGGACGGCAGAATCTCCATGGCGGGCGTGACCTCCGGAAACGTGGGATACCTGGCAGAGGCGATCCACGCGGTTACCAAGTAG